A genomic segment from Glycine max cultivar Williams 82 chromosome 1, Glycine_max_v4.0, whole genome shotgun sequence encodes:
- the LOC106794415 gene encoding uncharacterized protein codes for MAWILGSVDPNIVLNLRPYKTAATMWNYLKKVYSQNNEARRFQLEHDIATFRHDSLSISDFYSQFMNLWAEYTDIVYADLPSEGLSLVQTIHETTKRDQFLMKLRSDFEGIRSNLMHRNPVPSLDACFNALLHEEHRLLTQSIIEDHKSAIVPVAYVARGKPKSHDMCTVQCFCCKQFGHYASNCPNKFCNYYKKDGHIIKECPIRPPKRNVTAFTASVDSFVPNNSANPAPV; via the coding sequence ATGGCCTGGATCCTAGGCTCTGTCGATCCCAACATTGTCCTGAATCTTCGGCCTTACAAGACAGCAGCCACAATGTGGAATTACTTGAAGAAAGTCTACAGTCAGAACAATGAAGCTCGAAGGTTCCAGCTTGAACACGACATCGCTACCTTTAGACATGATAGTCTCTCCATCTCTGATTTTTACTCTCAATTCATGAATCTTTGGGCTGAATACACTGATATAGTTTATGCAGACTTGCCTTCTGAAGGCCTCAGTTTAGTCCAAACAATTCATGAAACTACTAAACGCGATCAATttcttatgaaattgagatcTGATTTTGAAGGTATTCGGTCCAACCTCATGCATAGAAATCCTGTACCATCACTGGATGCATGTTTCAATGCTCTGTTGCATGAAGAACATCGCCTCCTTACACAGTCCATCATTGAAGATCACAAATCCGCTATTGTTCCAGTGGCATATGTGGCCCGAGGAAAACCAAAAAGCCATGACATGTGTACTGTTCAATGTTTCTGTTGCAAGCAATTTGGACATTATGCTTCTAACTGTCCGAACAAATTCTGCAACTACTACAAAAAGGATGGACATATTATTAAAGAATGCCCCATAAGGCCACCCAAGCGAAATGTCACAGCTTTTACAGCCTCAGTTGATTCATTTGTTCCTAATAATTCAGCCAATCCAGCACCTGTTTAG
- the LOC100777875 gene encoding probable carotenoid cleavage dioxygenase 4, chloroplastic — protein sequence MVPKPILVTTPPPATSAPSPLLNAVSPLKTEEKPQTQTLKTPTTTTQKAITKPSPSSSTTKTTPQQRVELKRKTNSWVPALMLNAFDDIINNFIDPPLKPSIDPRHVLSQNFAPVHELPPTECEVIEGSLPPSLDGAYIRNGPNPQFLPRGPYHLFDGDGMLHALRISHGKKPTLCSRYVKTYKYTMENDAGFPLIPNVFSGFNSLVASAARGSLSAARFLTGQFNPANGIGLANTSLAFFGNRLFALGESDLPYVVNVTPDGDIETLGRHDFDGKLTFSMTAHPKIDPDTAECFAFRYGPVPPFLTYFRFDGNGKKHEDVPIFSMLTPSFLHDFAITKKYAIFCDIQLGLNPLDMISGGSPVGSVASKVPRIGILPRDAKDESMMKWFEVPGFNIIHAINAWEEDEGRTVVLVAPNILSMEHALERMELVHAMVEKVRIELDTGIITRQPVSARNLDFAVINPAFVGKKNRFVYAAVGDPMPKISGVVKLDVSKGEERRDCTVGCRMYGEGCYGGEPFFVAREEGGEEDDGYLVSYVHDERKGESRFLVMDAKSPELDVVAAVRLPRRVPYGFHGLFVKESELRKVSLS from the exons ATGGTCCCAAAACCAATCTTAGTCACAACACCACCGCCGGCAACTTCTGCACCCTCTCCACTGCTCAACGCAGTTTCACCCCtcaaaacagaagaaaaaccCCAAACACAAACCCTAAAAAcccccaccaccaccactcAAAAAGCTATAACCAAACCAAGCCCATCATCATCCACCACCAAAACGACGCCGCAGCAGCGCGTGGAgctaaagagaaaaacaaactcATGGGTCCCCGCACTAATGCTAAACGCATTCGACGACATCATCAACAACTTCATAGACCCTCCACTCAAACCCTCCATAGACCCTCGCCACGTGTTGTCACAAAACTTCGCCCCCGTCCACGAGCTTCCTCCGACGGAGTGTGAAGTCATTGAAGGCTCTCTCCCACCGTCCCTCGACGGCGCCTACATCCGAAACGGCCCCAACCCCCAGTTCCTCCCGCGTGGGCCCTACCACCTCTTCGACGGCGACGGCATGCTCCACGCGCTTCGCATCTCCCATGGCAAAAAACCCACGCTCTGCAGCCGCTACGTTAAAACCTACAAATACACCATGGAAAACGACGCCGGTTTCCCTCTCATCCCCAACGTGTTCTCCGGCTTCAACTCCCTCGTGGCCTCCGCGGCACGTGGCTCCCTCTCCGCTGCACGTTTCTTAACGGGGCAGTTTAACCCCGCTAACGGCATTGGCCTGGCCAACACCAGCTTAGCCTTCTTCGGGAATCGTCTCTTCGCGCTTGGCGAATCCGACCTCCCTTACGTCGTTAACGTAACCCCTGACGGCGACATCGAAACCCTCGGCCGTCACGACTTTGACGGAAAACTCACGTTCAGCATGACGGCGCACCCTAAGATAGACCCCGACACAGCGGAGTGCTTCGCCTTCCGTTACGGCCCCGTGCCACCGTTCCTCACCTACTTCCGTTTCGACGGTAACGGCAAAAAACACGAGGACGTTCCTATTTTCTCCATGCTAACACCTTCGTTCCTCCACGATTTCGCCATTACGAAGAAATACGCGATCTTCTGTGATATTCAGCTCGGATTGAACCCTCTTGACATGATCTCCGGTGGCTCCCCCGTCGGCTCCGTCGCCTCCAAGGTCCCAAGGATCGGAATCCTCCCTCG TGATGCTAAGGATGAGTCGATGATGAAGTGGTTTGAGGTGCCGGGGTTCAACATCATTCACGCGATAAACGCGTGGGAGGAGGACGAGGGAAGAACGGTGGTGCTGGTGGCGCCGAATATTCTTTCGATGGAGCACGCGCTGGAGAGAATGGAGCTAGTTCACGCGATGGTGGAGAAGGTTCGGATCGAGCTGGACACAGGGATAATCACGCGGCAACCGGTGTCGGCGCGGAATCTCGATTTCGCAGTTATAAACCCTGCGTTCGTGGGGAAGAAGAACAGGTTCGTTTACGCGGCGGTGGGGGACCCAATGCCGAAGATCTCGGGGGTGGTGAAACTCGACGTGTCGAAGGGGGAGGAGCGGAGGGACTGCACGGTGGGGTGCAGGATGTACGGCGAGGGTTGCTACGGCGGAGAACCGTTCTTCGTGGCGAGGGAAGAAGGGGGCGAGGAAGATGATGGGTACTTGGTGAGTTACGTGCACGATGAGAGGAAGGGGGAGTCGAGGTTTTTGGTGATGGACGCGAAGTCGCCGGAGCTAGATGTTGTGGCGGCGGTGAGGCTTCCGCGGCGGGTGCCGTACGGGTTCCATGGGCTGTTTGTGAAGGAGAGTGAGCTGAGGAAAGTGTCGTTGTCGTGA